A genomic segment from Triticum dicoccoides isolate Atlit2015 ecotype Zavitan chromosome 1A, WEW_v2.0, whole genome shotgun sequence encodes:
- the LOC119286782 gene encoding calcium-transporting ATPase 7, plasma membrane-type-like, giving the protein MECADILIAAGHRSTSPSTSSSWQPGRQWRKALNVIRTCHRLARLGILSAGVLLPRSTASYVAIKIHHDGSDSDSSGNATNAAAFSVAADDELFKGLVKEKREDCFRRLGGSAAIAAALASDTERGIRGDGDDVRRRRESFGGNTYPKPKPKSFFSHIWDALKDVFLIVLLVCAVVSLGFGIKEHGLKDGWYDGVSIFLAVFLVAAVSAVSNHSQAKRFDKLASESDNIAVTVVRAGRRQEVSIFDILVGDVVILKIGDSVPADGVFLEGHGLQVDESSMTGEPHPIEIDAEKNPFLTGGVKIVDGYGRMLVTAVGTDTLWGEMMSSITKETAEPTPLQERLERLTSSIGKIGVAVAVLVFTVLTARHFTGSTKDDQGKPLFNKGHVTFDAVFSSLVVIFQQAVTIIVVAIPEGLPLAVTLTLAFSMKRMVKENALVRRLSACETMGSVTAICTDKTGTLTLNQMKVTEFWVGTDQPRGATAIAGSVVSLLCQGAGLNTTGSVYKPDNVSPPEITGSPTEKALLSWAVADLGMDADALKRSCKVLHVEAFNSDKKRSGVMIKDNATGAVVAHWKGAAEMVLANCSMYMDTDGAARELGAEQRRNLEKVINDMAVGSLRCIAFAYKQVDSTTEQSKIDDDGLTLLGFVGLKDPCRPEVKAAIEACTKAGVAVKMVTGDNILTARAIAKECGIISSNDPSGIVIEGHEFRAMSPEQQLEIVDRIRVMARSLPLDKLALVQRLKQKGHVVAVTGDGTNDAPALKEADVGLSMGVQGTEVAKESSDIIILNDNFDTVVTATRWGRCVYNNIQKFIQFQLTVNVAALVINFVSAITTGKMPLTTVQLLWVNLIMDTMGALALATDTPTKALMDRPPIGRTAPLISNAMWRNLAAQAAFQIAVLLALQYRGRDVFGTDEKGNGTMIFNAFVLCQVFNEFNAREIEKKNVFAGVLKNRMFLVIIAVTLVLQVVMVEVLTRFAGTKRLGLGQWGVCLAIAAVSWPIGWAVKFIPVPDRTLHDILTRRKSS; this is encoded by the coding sequence ATGgagtgcgccgacatcctgatcgcCGCCGGGCACCGGTCAACGTCGCCCTCCACGTCCTCCTCGTGGCAGCCGGGGAGGCAATGGCGCAAGGCCCTCAACGTCATCCGGACGTGCCACAGGCTGGCGCGGCTCGGCATTCTGTCCGCGGGCGTCCTCCTGCCACGGAGCACCGCCTCCTACGTCGCCATCAAGATCCACCACGACGGCAGTGACTCCGACTCGTCCGGCAATGCCACCAACGCCGCAGCATTCTCTGTCGCCGCTGATGACGAGCTTTTCAAGGGCCTGGTCAAGGAGAAGCGCGAAGACTGTTTCCGCCGCCTCGGGGGCAGTGCTGCCATTGCCGCCGCGTTGGCGTCCGACACAGAGCGCGGCatccgcggcgacggcgacgacgtgcGGCGCCGCAGGGAGTCGTTCGGCGGGAACACGTACCCCAAGCCAAAGCCCAAGAGCTTCTTCAGCCACATCTGGGACGCGCTCAAGGACGTCTTCCTCATCGTGCTCCTCGTCTGCGCCGTCGTTTCCCTCGGCTTCGGCATCAAGGAGCACGGCCTCAAGGACGGCTGGTACGACGGTGTAAGTATCTTTCTTGCGGTGTTCCTCGTTGCTGCCGTCTCCGCCGTCAGCAACCACAGCCAGGCCAAGCGGTTCGACAAGCTGGCCAGTGAGTCCGACAATATCGCCGTCACCGTCGTCCGCGCCGGCCGGAGGCAGGAGGTCTCCATATTCGATATCCTCGTCGGCGACGTGGTGATACTCAAGATCGGCGACTCGGTGCCGGCAGACGGGGTGTTCCTGGAGGGTCACGGCCTGCAGGTGGACGAGTCGAGCATGACAGGTGAGCCCCACCCGATTGAGATCGATGCCGAGAAGAAccccttcctcaccggcggcgtGAAGATCGTCGACGGCTACGGCCGGATGCTCGTCACCGCCGTCGGCACCGACACCTTGTGGGGCGAGATGATGAGCAGCATAACCAAGGAGACGGCCGAGCCAACGCCGCTCCAGGAGCGCCTCGAGCGCCTCACCTCaagcattggcaagatcggcgtcgCCGTGGCGGTGCTCGTGTTCACCGTGCTCACCGCGCGCCACTTCACCGGTAGCACCAAGGACGACCAGGGGAAGCCGCTGTTCAACAAGGGCCACGTCACCTTCGACGCCGTCTTCAGCTCCCTCGTCGTCATCTTCCAGCAGGCCGTCACCATCATCGTCGTCGCCATCCCCGAGGGCCTCCCGCTCGCCGTGACGCTCACGCTCGCCTTCTCCATGAAGAGGATGGTGAAGGAGAACGCGCTGGTGCGCCGCCTGTCGGCGTGCGAGACAATGGGGTCCGTCACAGCCATCTGCACCGATAAGACCGGAACGCTGACGCTCAACCAGATGAAGGTGACCGAGTTTTGGGTCGGCACTGACCAGCCCAGAGGTGCCACGGCGATCGCCGGGAGTGTCGTCAGCTTGCTCTGCCAGGGAGCTGGGCTCAACACAACAGGAAGCGTTTACAAGCCGGACAACGTGTCGCCGCCGGAGATTACAGGCAGCCCGACGGAGAAGGCGCTGCTGTCGTGGGCCGTAGCGGACCTCGGCATGGACGCCGACGCGCTGAAGAGGAGCTGCAAGGTGCTGCACGTTGAGGCATTCAACTCGGACAAGAAGCGCAGCGGTGTGATGATCAAGGACAACGCTACCGGCGCGGTGGTCGCGCACTGGAAAGGTGCCGCGGAGATGGTGCTGGCGAACTGCTCGATGTACATGGACACGGACGGAGCGGCGCGTGAGCTCGGAGCGGAGCAGAGGAGGAACCTTGAGAAGGTGATCAACGACATGGCAGTCGGCAGCCTCCGGTGCATCGCCTTCGCCTACAAGCAAGTCGACAGCACTACTGAGCAATCGAAGATCGACGACGACGGTCTCACACTGCTGGGCTTCGTCGGGTTGAAGGACCCGTGCCGACCAGAGGTCAAGGCGGCCATTGAAGCTTGCACGAAGGCGGGCGTCGCCGTCAAGATGGTCACCGGCGACAACATCCTCACGGCCCGCGCGATCGCCAAGGAGTGCGGCATCATATCCAGCAACGACCCCAGCGGCATCGTCATCGAGGGGCACGAGTTCCGCGCCATGTCGCCGGAGCAGCAGCTGGAGATCGTGGACCGGATCCGCGTCATGGCGCGGTCCCTGCCGCTGGACAAGCTGGCGCTGGTGCAGCGGCTGAAGCAGAAGGGGCACGTGGTGGCCGTGACCGGCGACGGCACGAACGACGCGCCGGCGCTCAAGGAGGCGGACGTGGGGCTATCCATGGGCGTGCAGGGCACGGAGGTGGCCAAGGAGAGCTCCGACATCATCATCCTCAACGACAACTTCGACACGGTGGTGACGGCCACGCGGTGGGGGCGCTGCGTCTACAACAACATCCAGAAGTTCATCCAGTTCCAGCTCACCGTCAACGTGGCGGCGCTCGTCATCAACTTCGTGTCCGCGATCACCACGGGCAAGATGCCGCTCACCACCGTGCAGCTCCTGTGGGTGAACCTGATCATGGACACCATGGGAGCCCTGGCGCTCGCCACGGACACGCCCACCAAGGCGCTCATGGACCGGCCGCCCATCGGCCGCACGGCGCCGCTCATCAGCAACGCCATGTGGCGCAACCTCGCCGCGCAGGCGGCGTTCCAGATCGCCGTGCTGCTGGCGCTCCAGTACCGGGGGCGGGACGTCTTCGGCACCGACGAGAAGGGTAacggcaccatgatcttcaacgccTTCGTGCTGTGCCAGGTGTTCAACGAGTTCAACGCGCGGGAGATCGAGAAGAAGAACGTGTTCGCCGGGGTGCTCAAGAACAGGATGTTCCTCGTCATCATCGCCGTCACGCTCGTGCTGCAGGTGGTCATGGTGGAGGTGCTCACCAGGTTCGCCGGAACCAAGAGGCTGGGGCTGGGGCAGTGGGGCGTCTGCCTCGCCATCGCCGCCGTGTCGTGGCCCATCGGCTGGGCCGTCAAGTTCATCCCCGTGCCCGACCGGACTCTCCATGACATCCTCACGCGCCGGAAATCCTCATGA
- the LOC119286792 gene encoding mitochondrial import inner membrane translocase subunit TIM50-like produces MLRLAAARSRALLLPRPAAAALPSSSSYSSYARGAPSPSSYAYRAASSAAAAEEAAAAAAGAATGAGAEAAAAAAPPPAARKGWVRGLLKFGVFTTLVGAIGGAGYATHAYSLSEIDKKTLEFRKEMTTPIPVAEDASELEKFRARAYETAMKVPVAAIELYLEIRTRIEDHVVGFTEPASDKLLPDLHPDDQNIFTLVVDLTDTLVCNDWQRERGWKTFKRPGVEAFLQHMANMYEVVVYSDQLQMYVDPVVERLDSTGQIRKLSRPATKYQDGKHYRDLSKLNRNPAQVLYVSAHALESCLQPENCVTVKPWKLETDDTELLDLIPFLEYLAIARPSDIRAVLASYQGHDVAKEFRKRSKELERHKQQKQRTSIWRR; encoded by the exons ATGCTCCGCCTCGCCGCCGCGAGATCGCGGGCCCTCCTCCTGCcccggcccgccgccgccgccctcccctcctcctcctcctactcctcctacgcccgcggcgccccctccccctcctcctacgCCTACCGCGCGGCCTCCTCCGCGGCCGCCGCGGAGGAGGCCGCGGCCGCTGCGGCCGGGGCGGCAACTGGCGCTGGCGCGGaagcggccgcggcggcggcgcctCCCCCCGCGGCCCGCAAGGGGTGGGTCAGGGGCCTGCTCAAGTTCGGCGTCTTCACAACCCTCGTCGGAGCCATCGGCGGCGCCGGCTACGCCACCCACG CCTACTCGCTGTCCGAGATTGACAAGAAGACCCTCGAGTTCAGGAAGGAGATGACCACCCCGATCCCCGTCGCGGAGGACGCTTCAGAATTAGAG AAATTTCGGGCTAGGGCTTACGAAACAGCTATGAAAG TTCCTGTTGCAGCGATAGAGCTTTACCTGGAAATTAGGACCAGAATTGAAGATCATGTTGTG GGCTTTACTGAACCCGCATCAGACAAACTGCTACCAGATTTACATCCGGACGACCAGAATATCTTCACCCTAGTTGTTGATCTGACTGACACTCTTGTATGCAATGATTGGCAG CGTGAGAGAGGTTGGAAGACATTCAAGAGACCAGGAGTTGAAGCTTTTCTGCAACATATGGCAAACATGTATGAAGTTGTTGTATATTCTGATCAACTGCAAATG TATGTGGACCCTGTAGTTGAAAGGTTGGACTCAACGGGTCAGATACGCAAATTATCAAGGCCTGCAACTAAGTACCAAGATGGTAAACATTATCGG gATTTGTCAAAGTTGAACAGAAATCCTGCGCAAGTTCTTTACGTCAGCGCACATGCTCTTGAATCTTGCCTGCAACCTGAAAATTGTGTTACAGTCAAACCCTGGAAACTTGAAACTGATGACACTGAGTTGCTGGATCTGATTCCATTTCTTGAGT ATCTTGCCATAGCAAGGCCTTCTGATATTCGGGCAGTGCTTGCTTCCTATCAAGGTCATGACGTTGCTAAAGAGTTTCGCAAGCGTAGCAAAGAACTGGAGAG GCACAAGCAACAGAAGCAACGTACGAGCATATGGCGGCGGTGA
- the LOC119286799 gene encoding basic salivary proline-rich protein 1-like — MTANQPAGEALATHISGMSRPEMYDLMSQMKAMLDHDQERVRRMLVENPDVTRALFRAQVVLGMVKTPKAAQSSDMPQPAVAQTTPPASVKATVQDHVNLPQPPVPTNQQNLKPSGQFPSGTSNLTSSLDLPPMPANPPQSKGYPIHQMHSASAPQSSQYPNATMPPHAPPQYSNVPSHMPTVNSQPQQPLQNPGMFNQQLQPPLPQLPRPPSMQAYTHQMHQQIPNSYGQHMLQQPMFHPGGNPQNSFFTGQQQQQLPNQPPPLPNQPPPQLYQANSHVTSHYNSQSMQVDRSAPWGRGNQEASSAGSHFPGQFQGLPGQMTQGIGGIQARPEAPLTADMEKMLVQQVMSMSPEQINVLPPEQRQQVLQLRDMLRQ, encoded by the exons ATGACGGCGAATCAGCCGGCGGGCGAGGCCCTCGCGACCCACATCTCCGGCATGTCCCGCCCCGAGATGTACGACCTCATGTCCCAGATGAAG GCCATGCTCGACCACGACCAGGAGAGGGTGCGCCGAATGCTCGTCGAGAACCCCGACGTCACCCGCGCGCTCTTCCGG GCCCAAGTGGTTCTCGGAATGGTCAAAACACCTAAAGCT GCACAATCTTCGGACATGCCCCAGCCAGCAGTTGCTCAGACAACTCCTCCTGCATCAGTTAAAGCTACAGTACAAGATCATGTTAACTTGCCCCAGCCTCCCGTGCCTACCAATCAACAGAATTTGAAACCTTCTGGCCAATTTCCATCGGGCACTTCTAATCTGACATCATCTTTGGACCTTCCACCCATGCCAGCAAATCCACCACAATCAAAAGGATACCCTATTCATCAGATGCATTCTGCATCAGCACCACAGTCATCTCAGTATCCAAATGCTACCATGCCTCCTCATGCTCCTCCACAGTATTCAAATGTTCCATCTCATATGCCAACAGTGAACAGTCAACCACAGCAACCATTGCAAAATCCTGGAATGTTTAACCAGCAATTACAGCCACCCCTGCCCCAGTTGCCCAGGCCACCTTCCATGCAGGCATATACACATCAGATGCATCAGCAAATACCCAATTCATATGGTCAGCACATGTTGCAACAACCAATGTTTCAT CCAGGCGGGAATCCACAAAATTCTTTCTTTACAGGTCAACAACAGCAGCAATTACCCAACCAGCCACCACCATTGCCGAATCAGCCACCACCACAGCTATACCAG GCTAATTCACATGTGACCTCGCACTACAATTCCCAAAGTATGCAAGTCGATAGATCAGCTCCATGGGGGCGTGGCAACCAAGAAGCATCGTCGGCCGGATCCCATTTCCCTGGACAATTCCAAGGTCTACCTGGACAGATGACCCAAGGGATTGGCGGCATCCAGGCCCGCCCAGAAGCACCT TTGACAGCCGACATGGAAAAGATGCTAGTACAGCAAGTCATGAGCATGTCGCCCGAGCAGATCAACGTGCTGCCCCCGGAGCAACGTCAGCAGGTGCTTCAGCTGCGAGACATGCTGCGTCAATGA
- the LOC119286805 gene encoding probable magnesium transporter NIPA6 isoform X2 produces MEGGMGGGGGGGGPQELSADNVRGIVLALLSSGFIGSSFIIKKKGLRRAAVSSGISAGVGGHSYLLEPLWWVGMITMIVGEIANFVAYAFAPAVLVTPLGALSIIVSAVLAHFILNERLHALGVLGCVMCIAGSMVIVIHAPLEQEITSVKEIWHMATQPSFLLYVASVIVLVSVLVFHFSPLWGQSNVLIYTAICSLMGSLSVMSVKALGTSLKLTFEGTNQLAYPETWFFMLVVAICVLTQMNYLNKALDTFNTAVVSPIYYVMFTSLTILASIIMFKDWSGQSLGSITSEICGLIVVLSGTILLHVTKDYERIPQSRSLYAPLSPTSATRLNGELLRHVEEDVRRTDDEEKVLRRQEMY; encoded by the exons ATGGAGGGAGGGATggggggcggaggaggcggaggcgggccGCAGGAGCTGTCGGCGGACAACGTGCGCGGGATAGTGCTCGCGCTCCTCTCCAGCGGCTTCATCGGCTCCAGCTTCATCATCAAGAAGAAGGgcctccgccgcgccgccgtctcctccgGCATCAGCGCCG GGGTGGGTGGGCACTCCTACCTGCTGGAGCCCCTGTGGTGGGTTGGCATGATCACCA TGATCGTGGGAGAGATCGCCAATTTCGTGGCCTACGCCTTCGCCCCCGCGGTGCTGGTTACTCCTCTGGGAGCACTGAGCATAATCGTCAG TGCAGTGCTGGCCCATTTCATCCTGAACGAGAGGCTGCACGCGCTGGGGGTCCTCGGCTGCGTGATGTGCATCGCGGGGTCGATGGTGATCGTCATCCACGCGCCGCTGGAGCAGGAGATCACGTCGGTCAAGGAGATATGGCACATGGCAACGCAACCAT CTTTCTTGCTATATGTTGCTTCGGTTATAGTCCTGGTCTCTGTGCTGGTGTTCCATTTCTCTCCTCTATGGGGGCAGTCGAACGTGTTGATCTACACCGCCATTTGCTCTTTGATGGGTTCTCTTTCG GTTATGAGTGTTAAAGCTCTTGGTACATCCTTAAAGTTGACTTTTGAGGGGACGAATCAGTTAGCATATCCTGAGACGTGGTTCTTTATGCTTGTCGTGGCTATTTGTGTGCTGACACAGATGAATTACCTCAACAAG GCACTTGATACATTTAACACGGCAGTTGTATCACCAATTTATTATGTGATGTTTACATCATTGACAATACTCGCAAGCATCATAATGTTTAAG GATTGGTCTGGTCAGAGCCTTGGAAGCATTACTTCTGAAATATGTGGCCTGATTGTCGTGTTGTCTGGTACCATTTTGTTGCATGTCACCAAGGATTACGAAAGGATCCCTCAATCGAGAA GCCTTTACGCACCGTTGTCTCCTACGTCGGCAACAAGATTGAATGGAGAACTACTGAGGCACGTTGAGGAGGATGTGAGGAGAACCGATGACGAAGAGAAAGTCTTGAGACGGCAGGAGATGTACTAG
- the LOC119286805 gene encoding probable magnesium transporter NIPA6 isoform X1 gives MEGGMGGGGGGGGPQELSADNVRGIVLALLSSGFIGSSFIIKKKGLRRAAVSSGISAGVGGHSYLLEPLWWVGMITMIVGEIANFVAYAFAPAVLVTPLGALSIIVSAVLAHFILNERLHALGVLGCVMCIAGSMVIVIHAPLEQEITSVKEIWHMATQPSFLLYVASVIVLVSVLVFHFSPLWGQSNVLIYTAICSLMGSLSVMSVKALGTSLKLTFEGTNQLAYPETWFFMLVVAICVLTQMNYLNKALDTFNTAVVSPIYYVMFTSLTILASIIMFKDWSGQSLGSITSEICGLIVVLSGTILLHVTKDYERIPQSRIGLYAPLSPTSATRLNGELLRHVEEDVRRTDDEEKVLRRQEMY, from the exons ATGGAGGGAGGGATggggggcggaggaggcggaggcgggccGCAGGAGCTGTCGGCGGACAACGTGCGCGGGATAGTGCTCGCGCTCCTCTCCAGCGGCTTCATCGGCTCCAGCTTCATCATCAAGAAGAAGGgcctccgccgcgccgccgtctcctccgGCATCAGCGCCG GGGTGGGTGGGCACTCCTACCTGCTGGAGCCCCTGTGGTGGGTTGGCATGATCACCA TGATCGTGGGAGAGATCGCCAATTTCGTGGCCTACGCCTTCGCCCCCGCGGTGCTGGTTACTCCTCTGGGAGCACTGAGCATAATCGTCAG TGCAGTGCTGGCCCATTTCATCCTGAACGAGAGGCTGCACGCGCTGGGGGTCCTCGGCTGCGTGATGTGCATCGCGGGGTCGATGGTGATCGTCATCCACGCGCCGCTGGAGCAGGAGATCACGTCGGTCAAGGAGATATGGCACATGGCAACGCAACCAT CTTTCTTGCTATATGTTGCTTCGGTTATAGTCCTGGTCTCTGTGCTGGTGTTCCATTTCTCTCCTCTATGGGGGCAGTCGAACGTGTTGATCTACACCGCCATTTGCTCTTTGATGGGTTCTCTTTCG GTTATGAGTGTTAAAGCTCTTGGTACATCCTTAAAGTTGACTTTTGAGGGGACGAATCAGTTAGCATATCCTGAGACGTGGTTCTTTATGCTTGTCGTGGCTATTTGTGTGCTGACACAGATGAATTACCTCAACAAG GCACTTGATACATTTAACACGGCAGTTGTATCACCAATTTATTATGTGATGTTTACATCATTGACAATACTCGCAAGCATCATAATGTTTAAG GATTGGTCTGGTCAGAGCCTTGGAAGCATTACTTCTGAAATATGTGGCCTGATTGTCGTGTTGTCTGGTACCATTTTGTTGCATGTCACCAAGGATTACGAAAGGATCCCTCAATCGAGAA TAGGCCTTTACGCACCGTTGTCTCCTACGTCGGCAACAAGATTGAATGGAGAACTACTGAGGCACGTTGAGGAGGATGTGAGGAGAACCGATGACGAAGAGAAAGTCTTGAGACGGCAGGAGATGTACTAG